One window of the Penaeus vannamei isolate JL-2024 chromosome 31, ASM4276789v1, whole genome shotgun sequence genome contains the following:
- the LOC138867668 gene encoding tropomyosin-2-like, producing the protein MAAVARREDELEAQSDGLKDRMAAAARREDELEAQSDGLKNRMAAAARREDELEAQSDDLKNRMAAAARREDELEAQSDGLKDRMAAAARREDELEAQSDDLKNRMAAAARREDELEAQSDDLKDRMAAAARREDELEAQSDDLKDRMAAAARKGGRVGGPVRRPQGPDGSCCTSEGRVGEAVRRPQGPDGSCCT; encoded by the coding sequence ATGGCAGCTGTTGCGCGTAGGGAGGACGAGTTGGAGGCCCAGTCCGACGGCCTCAAGGACCGGATGGCAGCTGCTGCACGAAGGGAGGACGAGTTGGAGGCCCAGTCCGACGGCCTCAAGAACCGGATGGCAGCTGCTGCACGTAGGGAGGACGAGTTGGAGGCCCAGTCCGACGACCTCAAGAACCGGATGGCAGCTGCTGCACGTAGGGAGGACGAGTTGGAGGCCCAGTCCGACGGCCTCAAGGACCGGATGGCAGCTGCTGCACGAAGGGAGGACGAGTTGGAGGCCCAGTCCGACGACCTCAAGAACCGGATGGCAGCTGCTGCACGTAGGGAGGACGAGTTGGAGGCCCAGTCCGACGACCTCAAGGACCGGATGGCAGCTGCTGCACGTAGGGAGGACGAGTTGGAGGCCCAGTCCGACGACCTCAAGGACCGGATGGCAGCTGCTGCACGGAAGGGAGGACGAGTTGGAGGCCCAGTCCGACGACCTCAAGGACCGGATGGCAGCTGCTGCACGTCAGAAGGACGAGTTGGAGAGGCAGTCCGACGGCCTCAAGGACCGGATGGCAGCTGCTGCACGTAG
- the LOC138867669 gene encoding tropomyosin alpha-4 chain-like translates to MAAAARREDELEAQSDDLKNRMAAAARREDELEAQSDGLKDRMAAAARREDELEAQSDDLKDRMAAAERREDELEAQSDGLKDRMAAAPRREDELEAQSDGLKDRMAAAAPAARREDELEAQSDGLKDRMAAAARREDKLEAQSDDLKNRMAAAARREDELEAQSDDLKDRMAAAARREDELEAQSDDLKDRMAAAARREDELEAQSDGLKDRMAAAAPAARREDGVEAQSDGLKDRMAAAARREDELEAQSDDLKDRMAAAARREDELEAQSDDLKDRMAAAARRKDEFEAQSSPLNLPTPPPTTSSSGISDVTEN, encoded by the exons ATGGCAGCTGCTGCACGTAGGGAGGACGAGTTGGAGGCCCAGTCCGACGACCTCAAGAACCGGATGGCAGCTGCTGCACGTAGGGAGGACGAGTTGGAGGCCCAGTCCGACGGCCTCAAGGACCGGATGGCAGCTGCTGCACGAAGGGAGGACGAGTTGGAGGCCCAGTCCGACGACCTCAAGGACCGGATGGCAGCTGCTGAACGAAGGGAGGACGAGTTGGAGGCCCAGTCCGACGGCCTCAAGGACCGGATGGCAGCTGCTCCACGAAGGGAGGACGAGTTGGAGGCCCAGTCCGACGGCCTCAAGGACCGGATGGCAGCTGCTGCAC CTGCTGCACGTAGGGAGGACGAGTTGGAGGCCCAGTCCGACGGCCTCAAGGACCGGATGGCAGCTGCTGCACGAAGGGAGGACAAGTTGGAGGCCCAGTCCGACGACCTCAAGAACCGGATGGCAGCTGCTGCACGTAGGGAGGACGAGTTGGAGGCCCAGTCCGACGACCTCAAGGACCGGATGGCAGCTGCTGCACGTAGGGAGGACGAGTTGGAGGCCCAGTCCGACGACCTCAAGGACCGGATGGCAGCTGCTGCACGTAGGGAGGACGAGTTGGAGGCCCAGTCCGACGGCCTCAAGGACCGGATGGCAGCTGCTGCAC CTGCTGCACGTAGGGAGGACGGGGTGGAGGCCCAGTCCGACGGCCTCAAGGACCGGATGGCAGCTGCTGCACGAAGGGAGGACGAGTTGGAGGCCCAGTCCGACGACCTCAAGGACCGGATGGCAGCTGCTGCACGTAGGGAGGACGAGTTGGAGGCCCAGTCCGACGACCTCAAGGACCGGATGGCAGCTGCTGCACGTCGGAAGGACGAGTTTGAGGCCCAGTCCTCTCCTCTCAatcttcccactcctccacccacgACATCTTCCTCTGGCATCAGTGATGTCACTGAaaattag